One part of the Hordeum vulgare subsp. vulgare unplaced genomic scaffold, MorexV3_pseudomolecules_assembly, whole genome shotgun sequence genome encodes these proteins:
- the LOC123421493 gene encoding 30S ribosomal protein S7, chloroplastic, with product MSRRGTAEKRTAKSDPIFRNRLVNMVVNRIMKDGKKSLAYQILYRAVKKIQQKTETNPLLVLRQAIRRVTPNIGVKTRRNKKGSTRKVPIEIGSKQGRALAIRWLLEASQKRPGRNMAFKLSSELVDAAKGSGGAIRKKEATHRMAEANRALAHFR from the coding sequence ATGTCACGTCGAGGTACTGCAGAAAAAAGAACTGCAAAATCCGATCCAATTTTTCGTAATCGATTAGTTAACATGGTGGTTAACCGTATTATGAAagacggaaaaaaatcattggctTATCAAATTCTCTATCGAGCCGTGAAAAAGATTCAACAAAAGACAGAAACAAATCCACTATTGGTTTTACGTCAAGCAATACGTAGAGTAACTCCCAATATAGGAGTAAAAACAAGACGTAATAAAAAAGGATCGACGCGGAAAGTTCCGATTGAAATAGGATCTAAACAAGGAAGAGCACTTGCCATTCGTTGGTTATTAGAAGCATCCCAAAAGCGTCCGGGTCGAAATATGGCTTTCAAATTAAGTTCCGAATTAGTAGATGCTGCCAAAGGGAGTGGGGGTGCCATACGCAAAAAGGAAGCGACTCATAGAATGGCAGAGGCAAATAGAGCTCTTGCACATTTTCGTTAA